A single window of Nicotiana sylvestris chromosome 3, ASM39365v2, whole genome shotgun sequence DNA harbors:
- the LOC138887217 gene encoding uncharacterized protein: protein MSGFAKYLKDLITKKRTTKNEAVNVTHRVSSIIATSTIQKKKEPRASTISCTIGAHNFARALCDNGDSINLMPLSIYKKAGLDIPRTTSMRLQIADHSIKRPVGIVDDVLVNVGKFHLPADFVILDCAVDKEIPIILGRPFLAT, encoded by the coding sequence atgtcgggttttgctaaatatttgaaagatttgattaCCAAGAAGAGAACCACCAAGAATGAAGCGGTGAATGTGACTCACcgggttagttccatcattgcaacatccaccattcaaaagaaaaaagagccGAGAGCTTCCACCATTTCATGTACTATTGGGGCACATAATTTTGCTAGAGCCCTTTGTGATAATGGGGATAGCATCAACTTAATGCCTCTTTCCATTTACAAGAAAGCAGGGTTAGATATTCCAAGGACCACAAGTATGAGATTGCAAATAGCCGATCATTCCATAAAGAGACCGGTGGGAATTGTCGATGATGTGCTTGTAAATGTGGGCAAGTTTCATTTACCCGCTGATTTCGTAATCCTTGATTGTGCAgttgacaaagagatccctatcattttggggagaccatTCCTTGCCACATGA
- the LOC138887218 gene encoding uncharacterized protein — protein MPPNSIHSWPELVRAFLAKWFPQSKKSELRDKSFFFKQIPGDHLHEAWDRFMLYLVRSPNHGFPDSILLEKFYIGLDPMNQSIAKNAADGSFMDKTFVRVTQILDKMAQPNQAWHLEDTIGGIAYGSPSLTNMIKENKERDQLIAGLATNVNVLTKIFTESQTKKVNVVEDVQSISNEYFEEAKYVNNSQGGYQRQQYQGQGQQNQWRPNTQGKGNQQWRNDQGVSNQGNWNNNNNNNFSNRSSNPYVPLKGQYSNQGSSSDSKLESMLERVCQNQEMYDTSMRNMTEIVGSHTTSIQKLDMQMRYLSKEQNPKQKGTLPSDTIANPKGRGSGPTSHIMAITTQSRKLLQGESEQVVEVEESEQEVEVEEPSVVEVEKFRRS, from the coding sequence atgccaccaAATTCCATTCATTCTTGGCCTGAACTTGTCCGAGCATTCTTAGCTAAATGGTTCCCGCAAAGTAAGAAATCTGAGCTCCGGGATAAAAGTTTCTTTTTCAAGCAAATACCGGGAGATCATCTACATGAGGCTTGGGATCGATTCATGTTATATTTGGTGAGGTCTCCCAACCATGGTTTTCCGGATTCTATCTTGTTGGAGAAATTCTACATAGGTTTAGATCCTATGAACCAATCTATAGCTAAGAATGCAGCTGATGGATCTTTTATGGATAAGACATTCGTAAGGGTCACACAAATCCTTGACAAAATGGCACAACCCAATCAAGCTTGGCACTTAGAGGACACCATAGGTGGAATTGCATATGGTTCTCCTTCCTTGACCAACATGATCAaggaaaataaagagagagatcaACTAATTGCAGGGCTTGCCACCAATGTCAATGTGTTGACAAAGATATTCACTGAAAGCCAAACGAAGAAGGTAAATGTGGTGGAGGATGTGCAATCCATATCAAATGAATACTTTGAGGAGGCaaaatatgtcaacaactctcaaggaggATATCAAAGACAACAATACCAAGGtcaaggacaacaaaatcaatggaggccTAACACGCAAGGGAAAGGCAACCAACAGTGGCGAAATGACCAAGGTGtctcaaatcaaggaaattggaataacaacaacaacaacaacttctcaaatcggaGTTCAAACCCTTACGTTCCTCTAAAGGgtcaatattcaaatcaaggttcctcAAGTGATTCCAAGTTGGAAAGCATGCTTGAACGGGTATGTCAAAATCAAGAGATGTACGACACTTCTATGAGGAATATGACCGAGATTGTTGGCTCTCATACCACATCCATTCAAAAATTGGATATGCAAATGAGATATCTCTCTAAGGAGCAAAATCCAAAGCAAAAGGGAACACTTCCTAGTGATACAATTGCGAACCCAAAGGGTAGAGGGAGTGGCCCAACTTCTCATATCATGGCAATTACTACTCAGAGTCGGAAGTTACTACAAGGAGAGAGTGAACAAGTAGTTGAAGTAGAAGAGTCTGAACAAGAGGTTGAGGTTGAAGAGCCAAGTGTTGTTGAAGTTGAAAAGTTCCGGAGGAGTTGA